The following are encoded together in the Equus quagga isolate Etosha38 chromosome 15, UCLA_HA_Equagga_1.0, whole genome shotgun sequence genome:
- the BAG6 gene encoding large proline-rich protein BAG6 isoform X1 → MRSTTDAGAVGPAGDGGGGGGSLGCSASSHLGRPRSVSPPETYCLGPRTFSSCPTKVKLGDLGGAGSTASRSPNTIGETEVAVGGRELSAMEPNDSTSTTMEEPDSLEVLVKTLDSQTRTFIVGAQMNVKEFKEHIAASVSIPSEKQRLIYQGRVLQDDKKLQEYNVGGKVIHLVERAPPQTQLPSGASSGTGSASATHGGGPPPGTRGPGASVHDRNANSYVMVGTFNLPSDGSAVDVHINMEQAPIQSEPRVRLVMAQHMIRDIQTLLSRMECRGGSQAQHSQPPPQTPTVAPEPVALSSQTSEPVESEAPPREPMEAEEVEERAPAQSPELTPSGPAPAGPTPAPETNAPNHPSPAEYVEVLQELQRLESRLQPFLQRYYEVLGAAATTDYNNNQEGREEDQRLINLVGESLRLLGNTFVALSDLRCNLACAPPRHLHVVRPMSHYTTPMVLQQAAIPIQINVGTTVTMTGNGTRPPPAPNAEAPPPGPGQASSLAPSSTTVESSTEGAPPPGPAPPPTTSHPRVIRISHQSVEPVVMMHMNIQDSGTQPGGVPSAPTGPLGPPGHGQTLGSTLIQLPSLPPEFMHAVAHQITHQAMVAAVASAAAGQQVPGFPTAPTRVVIARPTPPQARPSHPGGPPVSGALQGAGLGTNASLAQMVSGLVGQLLMQPVLVAQGTPGMAPPPAPATASASAGTTNTATTAGPAPGGPAQPPPPQTSTADLQFSQLLGNLLGPAGPGTGGPGMASPTITVAMPGVPAFLQGMTDFLQAPPPPPPPPPPPPAPEQQTMPPPGSPSGGAGSPGGRGPESLPPEFYTSVVQGVLSSLLGSLGARAGSSESIAAFIQRLSGSSNIFEPGADGALGFFGALLSLLCQNFSMVDVVMLLHGHFQPLQRLQPQLRSFFHQHYLGGQEPTPGNIRTATHTLITGLEEYVRESFSLVQVQPGVDIIRTNLEFLQEQFNSIAAHVLHCTDSGFGARLLELCNQGLFECLALNLHCLGGQQMELAAVINGRIRRMSRGVNPSLVSWLTTMMGLRLQVVLEHMPVGPDAILRYVRRIGDPPQPLSEEPMEVQGSERTSPEPQRENASPAPGTTAEEAMSRGPPPAPEGGSRDEQDGASAETEPWAAAVPPEWVPIIQQDIQSQRKVKPQPPLSDAYLSGMPAKRRKTMQGEGPQLLLSEAVSRAAKAAGARPLTSPESLSRDLEAPEVQESYRQQLRADIQKRLQEDPNYSPQRFPNAHRAFADDP, encoded by the exons ATGCGCAGTACGACGGACGCAGGCGCAGTAGGTCCCGCGggcgacggcggcggcggcggcggctccttGGGGTGCTCGGCTTCTTCCCATCTAGGCCGGCCCCGGTCCGTCTCGCCCCCAGAAACTTACTGTTTGGGGCCGCGGACCTTTTCGTCTTGCCCCACAAAAGTAAAGCTTGGAGACCTAGGGGGAGCCGGAAGTACCGCCTCGCGATCCCCAAATACTATCGGGGAAACGGAAGTGGCCGTCGGTGGCAG AGAACTGTCGGCCATGGAGCCCAATGATAGTACCAGTACCACTATGGAAGAGCCTGACAGCCTGGAGGTGCTGGTGAAGACTCTGGACTCTCAGACTCGGACCTTTATTGTGGGGGCCCAG ATGAATGTAAAGGAGTTTAAGGAGCACATTGCTGCCTCTGTCAGCATCCCTTCTGAGAAACAACGGCTCATCTACCAGGGACGAGTTCTACAGGATGATAAGAAGCTCCAGGAATACA aTGTTGGGGGAAAGGTTATCCACCTTGTGGAACGGGCTCCTCCTCAGACTCAGCTCCCTTCTGGGGCATCTTCTGGGACAGGGTCTGCCTCAGCCACCCATGGTGGGGGACCCCCCCCTGGTACTCGGGGGCCTGGGGCCTCTGTTCATGACCGGAATGCCAACAGCTATGTCATGGTTGGAACCTTCAATCTTCCT AGTGACGGCTCTGCTGTGGATGTTCACATCAACATGGAACAGGCCCCGATTCAG AGTGAGCCCAGAGTACGGCTGGTGATGGCTCAGCATATGATCAGGGACATACAAACCTTACTCTCCCGGATGGAG TGTCGAGGGGGATCCCAAGCACAGCACAGTCAGCCGCCCCCGCAGACACCAACTGTGGCCCCGGAGCCAGTAGCTTTGAGCTCTCAAACATCAGAACCGGTTGAAAGCGAAGCACCTCCTCGGGAGCCCATGGAGGCAGAAGAAGTGGAGGAGCGTGCCCCAGCCCAGAGCCCGGAGCTCACCCCTTCTGGCCCAGCCCCAGCGGGCCCAACGCCGGCCCCAGAGACAAATGCACCCAA CCATCCCTCCCCTGCGGAGTATGTTGAGGTGCTCCAGGAACTACAGCGGCTTGAGAGCCGCCTCCAGCCCTTCCTGCAGCGCTACTATGAGGTTCTGGGTGCTGCTGCCACCACGGACTACAACAATAAT CAAGAAGGCCGTGAAGAGGACCAGCGCCTGATCAACCTGGTCGGGGAGAGCCTGCGGCTGCTGGGCAACACCTTTGTGGCACTGTCTGACCTGCGCTGCAATCTGGCCTGTGCGCCCCCGCGACACCTGCATGTGGTCCGGCCTATGTCTCATTACACCACCCCCATGGTGCTCCAGCAGGCAGCCATCCCCATCCAG ATCAATGTGGGGACCACTGTGACCATGACGGGGAATGGGACTCGGCCCCCCCCGGCTCCCAATGCAGAGGCACCTCCCCCTGGTCCTGGGCAGGCCTCGTCCCTGGCTCCCTCTTCGACCACTGTCGAGTCTTCAACTGAGGGGGCTCCCCCCCCAGGACCAGCTCCCCCACCGACCACCAGCCACCCGAGGGTCATCCGGATTTCCCACCAGAGCGTGGAACCCGTGGTCATGATGCACATGAACATTCAAG ATTCTGGCACACAGCCTGGTGGAGTTCCGAGTGCTCCCACTGGCCCCCTAGGACCCCCTGGTCATGGCCAGACCCTGG GCTCCACCCTCATCcagctgccctccctgccccctgagTTCATGCACGCCGTCGCCCACCagatcactcatcaggccatggtggcAGCTGTTGCCTCCGCGGCCGCAG GACAGCAGGTCCCAGGCTTCCCGACAGCTCCAACCCGGGTGGTGATTGCCCGGCCCACCCCTCCACAGGCTAGGCCTTCCCATCCTGGGGGCCCCCCAGTCTCAGGGGCTCTG CAGGGCGCTGGGCTGGGTACCAATGCCTCCTTGGCCCAGATGGTGAGCGGCCTTGTGGGGCAGCTTCTTATGCAGCCTGTCCTTGTGG CTCAGGGGACCCCAGGAATGGCTccacctccagctcctgccactgCTTCAGCCAGTGCTGGCACCACCAACACAGCTACCACAGCAGGCCCGGCCCCGGGGGGGCCTGCCCAGCCTCCACCCCCTCAAACCTCCACTGCTGATCTTCAATTCTCTCAGCTCTTGGGGAACCTGCTGGGGCCTGCAGGGCCAGGGACTGGAGGGCCTGGCATGGCTTCTCCCACCATCACTGTGGCGATGCCTGGTGTCCCTGCCTTTCTCCAAGGCATGACTGACTTCTTGCAG gcccctccacctcctccaccacccccacccccacccccggccccagAGCAGCAGACCATGCCCCCACCAGGGTCCCCTTCTGGTGGCGCAGGGAGTCCTGGAGGCCGGGGTCCTGAGAGCCTGCCACCAGAGTTTTATACCTCGGTGGTGCAGGGTGTGCTAAGCTCCCTGCTGGGCTCCTTGGGGGCTCGGGCTGGCAGCAGTGAAAGTATCGCTGCTTTCATACAACGCCTCAGTGGATCCAGCAACATCTTTGAGCCTGGAGCTGATGGGGCCCTCG gcttCTTTGGGGccctgctttctcttctgtgcCAGAACTTTTCCATGGTGGATGTGGTGATGCTTCTCCACGGGCATTTCCAGCCACTGCAGcggctccagccccagctgcGATCCTTCTTCCACCAGCACTACCTGGGTGGCCAGGAGCCCACACCTGGTAACATCAGG ACGGCCACCCACACCTTGATCACGGGGTTAGAAGAATATGTGCGGGAGAGTTTT TCTTTGGTGCAGGTTCAGCCAGGTGTGGACATCATCCGGACAAACCTGGAATTTCTCCAAGAGCAGTTTAATAGCATTGCTGCTCATGTGCTGCACTGCACAG ACAGTGGATTTGGGGCCCGTTTGCTGGAGTTGTGTAACCAGGGCCTGTTTGAATGCCTGGCCTTGAACCTGCACTGCTTGGGAGGACAGCAGATGGAGCTTGCGGCTGTCATCAATGGCCGAATT CGTCGCATGTCTCGTGGGGTAAATCCGTCCTTGGTAAGCTGGCTCACCACAATGATGGGACTGAGGCTTCAGGTGGTACTGGAGCACATGCCGGTAGGCCCTGATGCCATCCTCAGATATGTTCGCAGGATTGGTGATCCCCCCCAG CCACTTTCTGAGGAGCCAATGGAAGTTCAGGGATCAGAGAGAACTTCCCCTGAGCCTCAG CGAGAGAatgcttccccagcccctgggacaACAGCAGAAGAGGCTATGTCCCGAGGTCCACCTCCTGCCCCTGAGGGGGGCTCCCGAGATGAACAGGATGGAGCTTCAGCTGAGACAGAACCTTGGGCAGCTGCAGTCCCCCCA gaatgGGTCCCTATTATCCAGCAGGACATTCAAAGCCAGCGGAAGGTGAAACCACAGCCCCCCCTGAGTGACGCCTACCTCAGTGGTATGCCTGCCAAGAGACGCAAG ACGATGCAGGGTGAGGGCCCCCAGCTGCTTCTCTCAGAGGCCGTGAGCCGGGCAGCTAAGGCAGCCGGAGCTCGGCCCCTGACAAGCCCCGAGAGCCTGAGCCGGGACCTGGAGGCACCAGAGGTTCAGGAGAGCTACAGGCAGCAG ctccGGGCTGATATACAAAAGCGACTGCAGGAAGACCCCAATTACAGCCCCCAGCGCTTCCCTAATGCCCACCGGGCCTTTGCTGACGATCCCTAG
- the BAG6 gene encoding large proline-rich protein BAG6 isoform X7 → MRSTTDAGAVGPAGDGGGGGGSLGCSASSHLGRPRSVSPPETYCLGPRTFSSCPTKVKLGDLGGAGSTASRSPNTIGETEVAVGGRELSAMEPNDSTSTTMEEPDSLEVLVKTLDSQTRTFIVGAQMNVKEFKEHIAASVSIPSEKQRLIYQGRVLQDDKKLQEYNVGGKVIHLVERAPPQTQLPSGASSGTGSASATHGGGPPPGTRGPGASVHDRNANSYVMVGTFNLPSDGSAVDVHINMEQAPIQSEPRVRLVMAQHMIRDIQTLLSRMECRGGSQAQHSQPPPQTPTVAPEPVALSSQTSEPVESEAPPREPMEAEEVEERAPAQSPELTPSGPAPAGPTPAPETNAPNHPSPAEYVEVLQELQRLESRLQPFLQRYYEVLGAAATTDYNNNQEGREEDQRLINLVGESLRLLGNTFVALSDLRCNLACAPPRHLHVVRPMSHYTTPMVLQQAAIPIQINVGTTVTMTGNGTRPPPAPNAEAPPPGPGQASSLAPSSTTVESSTEGAPPPGPAPPPTTSHPRVIRISHQSVEPVVMMHMNIQDSGTQPGGVPSAPTGPLGPPGHGQTLGSTLIQLPSLPPEFMHAVAHQITHQAMVAAVASAAAGQQVPGFPTAPTRVVIARPTPPQARPSHPGGPPVSGALQGAGLGTNASLAQMVSGLVGQLLMQPVLVAQGTPGMAPPPAPATASASAGTTNTATTAGPAPGGPAQPPPPQTSTADLQFSQLLGNLLGPAGPGTGGPGMASPTITVAMPGVPAFLQGMTDFLQAPPPPPPPPPPPPAPEQQTMPPPGSPSGGAGSPGGRGPESLPPEFYTSVVQGVLSSLLGSLGARAGSSESIAAFIQRLSGSSNIFEPGADGALGFFGALLSLLCQNFSMVDVVMLLHGHFQPLQRLQPQLRSFFHQHYLGGQEPTPGNIRTATHTLITGLEEYVRESFSLVQVQPGVDIIRTNLEFLQEQFNSIAAHVLHCTDSGFGARLLELCNQGLFECLALNLHCLGGQQMELAAVINGRIRRMSRGVNPSLVSWLTTMMGLRLQVVLEHMPVGPDAILRYVRRIGDPPQPLSEEPMEVQGSERTSPEPQRENASPAPGTTAEEAMSRGPPPAPEGGSRDEQDGASAETEPWAAAVPPEWVPIIQQDIQSQRKVKPQPPLSDAYLSGMPAKRRKLRADIQKRLQEDPNYSPQRFPNAHRAFADDP, encoded by the exons ATGCGCAGTACGACGGACGCAGGCGCAGTAGGTCCCGCGggcgacggcggcggcggcggcggctccttGGGGTGCTCGGCTTCTTCCCATCTAGGCCGGCCCCGGTCCGTCTCGCCCCCAGAAACTTACTGTTTGGGGCCGCGGACCTTTTCGTCTTGCCCCACAAAAGTAAAGCTTGGAGACCTAGGGGGAGCCGGAAGTACCGCCTCGCGATCCCCAAATACTATCGGGGAAACGGAAGTGGCCGTCGGTGGCAG AGAACTGTCGGCCATGGAGCCCAATGATAGTACCAGTACCACTATGGAAGAGCCTGACAGCCTGGAGGTGCTGGTGAAGACTCTGGACTCTCAGACTCGGACCTTTATTGTGGGGGCCCAG ATGAATGTAAAGGAGTTTAAGGAGCACATTGCTGCCTCTGTCAGCATCCCTTCTGAGAAACAACGGCTCATCTACCAGGGACGAGTTCTACAGGATGATAAGAAGCTCCAGGAATACA aTGTTGGGGGAAAGGTTATCCACCTTGTGGAACGGGCTCCTCCTCAGACTCAGCTCCCTTCTGGGGCATCTTCTGGGACAGGGTCTGCCTCAGCCACCCATGGTGGGGGACCCCCCCCTGGTACTCGGGGGCCTGGGGCCTCTGTTCATGACCGGAATGCCAACAGCTATGTCATGGTTGGAACCTTCAATCTTCCT AGTGACGGCTCTGCTGTGGATGTTCACATCAACATGGAACAGGCCCCGATTCAG AGTGAGCCCAGAGTACGGCTGGTGATGGCTCAGCATATGATCAGGGACATACAAACCTTACTCTCCCGGATGGAG TGTCGAGGGGGATCCCAAGCACAGCACAGTCAGCCGCCCCCGCAGACACCAACTGTGGCCCCGGAGCCAGTAGCTTTGAGCTCTCAAACATCAGAACCGGTTGAAAGCGAAGCACCTCCTCGGGAGCCCATGGAGGCAGAAGAAGTGGAGGAGCGTGCCCCAGCCCAGAGCCCGGAGCTCACCCCTTCTGGCCCAGCCCCAGCGGGCCCAACGCCGGCCCCAGAGACAAATGCACCCAA CCATCCCTCCCCTGCGGAGTATGTTGAGGTGCTCCAGGAACTACAGCGGCTTGAGAGCCGCCTCCAGCCCTTCCTGCAGCGCTACTATGAGGTTCTGGGTGCTGCTGCCACCACGGACTACAACAATAAT CAAGAAGGCCGTGAAGAGGACCAGCGCCTGATCAACCTGGTCGGGGAGAGCCTGCGGCTGCTGGGCAACACCTTTGTGGCACTGTCTGACCTGCGCTGCAATCTGGCCTGTGCGCCCCCGCGACACCTGCATGTGGTCCGGCCTATGTCTCATTACACCACCCCCATGGTGCTCCAGCAGGCAGCCATCCCCATCCAG ATCAATGTGGGGACCACTGTGACCATGACGGGGAATGGGACTCGGCCCCCCCCGGCTCCCAATGCAGAGGCACCTCCCCCTGGTCCTGGGCAGGCCTCGTCCCTGGCTCCCTCTTCGACCACTGTCGAGTCTTCAACTGAGGGGGCTCCCCCCCCAGGACCAGCTCCCCCACCGACCACCAGCCACCCGAGGGTCATCCGGATTTCCCACCAGAGCGTGGAACCCGTGGTCATGATGCACATGAACATTCAAG ATTCTGGCACACAGCCTGGTGGAGTTCCGAGTGCTCCCACTGGCCCCCTAGGACCCCCTGGTCATGGCCAGACCCTGG GCTCCACCCTCATCcagctgccctccctgccccctgagTTCATGCACGCCGTCGCCCACCagatcactcatcaggccatggtggcAGCTGTTGCCTCCGCGGCCGCAG GACAGCAGGTCCCAGGCTTCCCGACAGCTCCAACCCGGGTGGTGATTGCCCGGCCCACCCCTCCACAGGCTAGGCCTTCCCATCCTGGGGGCCCCCCAGTCTCAGGGGCTCTG CAGGGCGCTGGGCTGGGTACCAATGCCTCCTTGGCCCAGATGGTGAGCGGCCTTGTGGGGCAGCTTCTTATGCAGCCTGTCCTTGTGG CTCAGGGGACCCCAGGAATGGCTccacctccagctcctgccactgCTTCAGCCAGTGCTGGCACCACCAACACAGCTACCACAGCAGGCCCGGCCCCGGGGGGGCCTGCCCAGCCTCCACCCCCTCAAACCTCCACTGCTGATCTTCAATTCTCTCAGCTCTTGGGGAACCTGCTGGGGCCTGCAGGGCCAGGGACTGGAGGGCCTGGCATGGCTTCTCCCACCATCACTGTGGCGATGCCTGGTGTCCCTGCCTTTCTCCAAGGCATGACTGACTTCTTGCAG gcccctccacctcctccaccacccccacccccacccccggccccagAGCAGCAGACCATGCCCCCACCAGGGTCCCCTTCTGGTGGCGCAGGGAGTCCTGGAGGCCGGGGTCCTGAGAGCCTGCCACCAGAGTTTTATACCTCGGTGGTGCAGGGTGTGCTAAGCTCCCTGCTGGGCTCCTTGGGGGCTCGGGCTGGCAGCAGTGAAAGTATCGCTGCTTTCATACAACGCCTCAGTGGATCCAGCAACATCTTTGAGCCTGGAGCTGATGGGGCCCTCG gcttCTTTGGGGccctgctttctcttctgtgcCAGAACTTTTCCATGGTGGATGTGGTGATGCTTCTCCACGGGCATTTCCAGCCACTGCAGcggctccagccccagctgcGATCCTTCTTCCACCAGCACTACCTGGGTGGCCAGGAGCCCACACCTGGTAACATCAGG ACGGCCACCCACACCTTGATCACGGGGTTAGAAGAATATGTGCGGGAGAGTTTT TCTTTGGTGCAGGTTCAGCCAGGTGTGGACATCATCCGGACAAACCTGGAATTTCTCCAAGAGCAGTTTAATAGCATTGCTGCTCATGTGCTGCACTGCACAG ACAGTGGATTTGGGGCCCGTTTGCTGGAGTTGTGTAACCAGGGCCTGTTTGAATGCCTGGCCTTGAACCTGCACTGCTTGGGAGGACAGCAGATGGAGCTTGCGGCTGTCATCAATGGCCGAATT CGTCGCATGTCTCGTGGGGTAAATCCGTCCTTGGTAAGCTGGCTCACCACAATGATGGGACTGAGGCTTCAGGTGGTACTGGAGCACATGCCGGTAGGCCCTGATGCCATCCTCAGATATGTTCGCAGGATTGGTGATCCCCCCCAG CCACTTTCTGAGGAGCCAATGGAAGTTCAGGGATCAGAGAGAACTTCCCCTGAGCCTCAG CGAGAGAatgcttccccagcccctgggacaACAGCAGAAGAGGCTATGTCCCGAGGTCCACCTCCTGCCCCTGAGGGGGGCTCCCGAGATGAACAGGATGGAGCTTCAGCTGAGACAGAACCTTGGGCAGCTGCAGTCCCCCCA gaatgGGTCCCTATTATCCAGCAGGACATTCAAAGCCAGCGGAAGGTGAAACCACAGCCCCCCCTGAGTGACGCCTACCTCAGTGGTATGCCTGCCAAGAGACGCAAG ctccGGGCTGATATACAAAAGCGACTGCAGGAAGACCCCAATTACAGCCCCCAGCGCTTCCCTAATGCCCACCGGGCCTTTGCTGACGATCCCTAG
- the BAG6 gene encoding large proline-rich protein BAG6 isoform X18 — protein MRSTTDAGAVGPAGDGGGGGGSLGCSASSHLGRPRSVSPPETYCLGPRTFSSCPTKVKLGDLGGAGSTASRSPNTIGETEVAVGGRELSAMEPNDSTSTTMEEPDSLEVLVKTLDSQTRTFIVGAQMNVKEFKEHIAASVSIPSEKQRLIYQGRVLQDDKKLQEYNVGGKVIHLVERAPPQTQLPSGASSGTGSASATHGGGPPPGTRGPGASVHDRNANSYVMVGTFNLPSEPRVRLVMAQHMIRDIQTLLSRMECRGGSQAQHSQPPPQTPTVAPEPVALSSQTSEPVESEAPPREPMEAEEVEERAPAQSPELTPSGPAPAGPTPAPETNAPNHPSPAEYVEVLQELQRLESRLQPFLQRYYEVLGAAATTDYNNNQEGREEDQRLINLVGESLRLLGNTFVALSDLRCNLACAPPRHLHVVRPMSHYTTPMVLQQAAIPIQINVGTTVTMTGNGTRPPPAPNAEAPPPGPGQASSLAPSSTTVESSTEGAPPPGPAPPPTTSHPRVIRISHQSVEPVVMMHMNIQDSGTQPGGVPSAPTGPLGPPGHGQTLGQQVPGFPTAPTRVVIARPTPPQARPSHPGGPPVSGALQGAGLGTNASLAQMVSGLVGQLLMQPVLVAQGTPGMAPPPAPATASASAGTTNTATTAGPAPGGPAQPPPPQTSTADLQFSQLLGNLLGPAGPGTGGPGMASPTITVAMPGVPAFLQGMTDFLQAPPPPPPPPPPPPAPEQQTMPPPGSPSGGAGSPGGRGPESLPPEFYTSVVQGVLSSLLGSLGARAGSSESIAAFIQRLSGSSNIFEPGADGALGFFGALLSLLCQNFSMVDVVMLLHGHFQPLQRLQPQLRSFFHQHYLGGQEPTPGNIRTATHTLITGLEEYVRESFSLVQVQPGVDIIRTNLEFLQEQFNSIAAHVLHCTDSGFGARLLELCNQGLFECLALNLHCLGGQQMELAAVINGRIRRMSRGVNPSLVSWLTTMMGLRLQVVLEHMPVGPDAILRYVRRIGDPPQPLSEEPMEVQGSERTSPEPQRENASPAPGTTAEEAMSRGPPPAPEGGSRDEQDGASAETEPWAAAVPPEWVPIIQQDIQSQRKVKPQPPLSDAYLSGMPAKRRKLRADIQKRLQEDPNYSPQRFPNAHRAFADDP, from the exons ATGCGCAGTACGACGGACGCAGGCGCAGTAGGTCCCGCGggcgacggcggcggcggcggcggctccttGGGGTGCTCGGCTTCTTCCCATCTAGGCCGGCCCCGGTCCGTCTCGCCCCCAGAAACTTACTGTTTGGGGCCGCGGACCTTTTCGTCTTGCCCCACAAAAGTAAAGCTTGGAGACCTAGGGGGAGCCGGAAGTACCGCCTCGCGATCCCCAAATACTATCGGGGAAACGGAAGTGGCCGTCGGTGGCAG AGAACTGTCGGCCATGGAGCCCAATGATAGTACCAGTACCACTATGGAAGAGCCTGACAGCCTGGAGGTGCTGGTGAAGACTCTGGACTCTCAGACTCGGACCTTTATTGTGGGGGCCCAG ATGAATGTAAAGGAGTTTAAGGAGCACATTGCTGCCTCTGTCAGCATCCCTTCTGAGAAACAACGGCTCATCTACCAGGGACGAGTTCTACAGGATGATAAGAAGCTCCAGGAATACA aTGTTGGGGGAAAGGTTATCCACCTTGTGGAACGGGCTCCTCCTCAGACTCAGCTCCCTTCTGGGGCATCTTCTGGGACAGGGTCTGCCTCAGCCACCCATGGTGGGGGACCCCCCCCTGGTACTCGGGGGCCTGGGGCCTCTGTTCATGACCGGAATGCCAACAGCTATGTCATGGTTGGAACCTTCAATCTTCCT AGTGAGCCCAGAGTACGGCTGGTGATGGCTCAGCATATGATCAGGGACATACAAACCTTACTCTCCCGGATGGAG TGTCGAGGGGGATCCCAAGCACAGCACAGTCAGCCGCCCCCGCAGACACCAACTGTGGCCCCGGAGCCAGTAGCTTTGAGCTCTCAAACATCAGAACCGGTTGAAAGCGAAGCACCTCCTCGGGAGCCCATGGAGGCAGAAGAAGTGGAGGAGCGTGCCCCAGCCCAGAGCCCGGAGCTCACCCCTTCTGGCCCAGCCCCAGCGGGCCCAACGCCGGCCCCAGAGACAAATGCACCCAA CCATCCCTCCCCTGCGGAGTATGTTGAGGTGCTCCAGGAACTACAGCGGCTTGAGAGCCGCCTCCAGCCCTTCCTGCAGCGCTACTATGAGGTTCTGGGTGCTGCTGCCACCACGGACTACAACAATAAT CAAGAAGGCCGTGAAGAGGACCAGCGCCTGATCAACCTGGTCGGGGAGAGCCTGCGGCTGCTGGGCAACACCTTTGTGGCACTGTCTGACCTGCGCTGCAATCTGGCCTGTGCGCCCCCGCGACACCTGCATGTGGTCCGGCCTATGTCTCATTACACCACCCCCATGGTGCTCCAGCAGGCAGCCATCCCCATCCAG ATCAATGTGGGGACCACTGTGACCATGACGGGGAATGGGACTCGGCCCCCCCCGGCTCCCAATGCAGAGGCACCTCCCCCTGGTCCTGGGCAGGCCTCGTCCCTGGCTCCCTCTTCGACCACTGTCGAGTCTTCAACTGAGGGGGCTCCCCCCCCAGGACCAGCTCCCCCACCGACCACCAGCCACCCGAGGGTCATCCGGATTTCCCACCAGAGCGTGGAACCCGTGGTCATGATGCACATGAACATTCAAG ATTCTGGCACACAGCCTGGTGGAGTTCCGAGTGCTCCCACTGGCCCCCTAGGACCCCCTGGTCATGGCCAGACCCTGG GACAGCAGGTCCCAGGCTTCCCGACAGCTCCAACCCGGGTGGTGATTGCCCGGCCCACCCCTCCACAGGCTAGGCCTTCCCATCCTGGGGGCCCCCCAGTCTCAGGGGCTCTG CAGGGCGCTGGGCTGGGTACCAATGCCTCCTTGGCCCAGATGGTGAGCGGCCTTGTGGGGCAGCTTCTTATGCAGCCTGTCCTTGTGG CTCAGGGGACCCCAGGAATGGCTccacctccagctcctgccactgCTTCAGCCAGTGCTGGCACCACCAACACAGCTACCACAGCAGGCCCGGCCCCGGGGGGGCCTGCCCAGCCTCCACCCCCTCAAACCTCCACTGCTGATCTTCAATTCTCTCAGCTCTTGGGGAACCTGCTGGGGCCTGCAGGGCCAGGGACTGGAGGGCCTGGCATGGCTTCTCCCACCATCACTGTGGCGATGCCTGGTGTCCCTGCCTTTCTCCAAGGCATGACTGACTTCTTGCAG gcccctccacctcctccaccacccccacccccacccccggccccagAGCAGCAGACCATGCCCCCACCAGGGTCCCCTTCTGGTGGCGCAGGGAGTCCTGGAGGCCGGGGTCCTGAGAGCCTGCCACCAGAGTTTTATACCTCGGTGGTGCAGGGTGTGCTAAGCTCCCTGCTGGGCTCCTTGGGGGCTCGGGCTGGCAGCAGTGAAAGTATCGCTGCTTTCATACAACGCCTCAGTGGATCCAGCAACATCTTTGAGCCTGGAGCTGATGGGGCCCTCG gcttCTTTGGGGccctgctttctcttctgtgcCAGAACTTTTCCATGGTGGATGTGGTGATGCTTCTCCACGGGCATTTCCAGCCACTGCAGcggctccagccccagctgcGATCCTTCTTCCACCAGCACTACCTGGGTGGCCAGGAGCCCACACCTGGTAACATCAGG ACGGCCACCCACACCTTGATCACGGGGTTAGAAGAATATGTGCGGGAGAGTTTT TCTTTGGTGCAGGTTCAGCCAGGTGTGGACATCATCCGGACAAACCTGGAATTTCTCCAAGAGCAGTTTAATAGCATTGCTGCTCATGTGCTGCACTGCACAG ACAGTGGATTTGGGGCCCGTTTGCTGGAGTTGTGTAACCAGGGCCTGTTTGAATGCCTGGCCTTGAACCTGCACTGCTTGGGAGGACAGCAGATGGAGCTTGCGGCTGTCATCAATGGCCGAATT CGTCGCATGTCTCGTGGGGTAAATCCGTCCTTGGTAAGCTGGCTCACCACAATGATGGGACTGAGGCTTCAGGTGGTACTGGAGCACATGCCGGTAGGCCCTGATGCCATCCTCAGATATGTTCGCAGGATTGGTGATCCCCCCCAG CCACTTTCTGAGGAGCCAATGGAAGTTCAGGGATCAGAGAGAACTTCCCCTGAGCCTCAG CGAGAGAatgcttccccagcccctgggacaACAGCAGAAGAGGCTATGTCCCGAGGTCCACCTCCTGCCCCTGAGGGGGGCTCCCGAGATGAACAGGATGGAGCTTCAGCTGAGACAGAACCTTGGGCAGCTGCAGTCCCCCCA gaatgGGTCCCTATTATCCAGCAGGACATTCAAAGCCAGCGGAAGGTGAAACCACAGCCCCCCCTGAGTGACGCCTACCTCAGTGGTATGCCTGCCAAGAGACGCAAG ctccGGGCTGATATACAAAAGCGACTGCAGGAAGACCCCAATTACAGCCCCCAGCGCTTCCCTAATGCCCACCGGGCCTTTGCTGACGATCCCTAG